GACCCGGTGTGGTTTCTCGGCCAGCGTTCATCCGCACAGTTGGCATAGGTTCCGTCTTGGCGAAGCCTTGCGGCGATGAATCGTGCGACCTCGAGCATCATCGTTTGAAGCACGCCGATGTTTCGCGCGAGTTCGGGATCGGGTATTCGGCCGAGTCCGACTTGGCCCGTGCAGAAGGCATAGGCCTCCCAGAGATGTGGGGATCGTTTCTCAAGGGGGAGCGACAGGAACTCCTCTCGTTGTGAATAGGCAAAGGGAAGAGGAGTCTGTTTGACCATAGCCCATGATAGCAGTTTTCAAGAATCCGCCAACTTTTTGTAGTTTTCATGGATCGATGGCAAAAGTTGCGAGATTCGGGCCCGGACCCTTGACATGCGCTGGCTGGGCTGGTATCATCTCCTCTTGCCGCTGGACCCCCGAGCGCTCACGCGTGTCGGTTCCAGCAGCCAGCGACGAGATCTTTGACAGTTGCATAGTGAACCCGTAATAGGGTGCATGCATCGAGCACTTGGAGAATTCAAGCTTTGCTGAAGCTTAGAGGGTGCGTGGTGAATGCCTAGGGACAAGTTGCCGAAGAAGGACGCGTAAAGCGGCGAAACGCTCCGGGGAGCTGCACAGTAGCGATGATCCGGAGATATCCGAATGGGGTAACCCCATCAGGGTCATGCCTGATGACCCACGCCTGAACACATAGGGCGTGAGGAGGGAACCGGGTGAACTGAAACATCTAAGTAACCCGTGGAAGAGAAATCGAAGAGATTCCGTAAGTAGCGGCGAGCGAACGCGGAACAGCCTAAACCGAAGGGCTTGCCTTTCGGGGTCGTGGGGCTACCGATAGGTCTCTAAATCTATAGGTCTTATAGGACTTATAGGTTTGGAGGCTTATAAAAGTTTACGAAATTGAGTTAGAAGAAGCGAATTGGAACATTCCGCCATAGAGGGTGAGAGCCCCGTATTTCAAAAACTCAGATCGAATTCAGGTGGTACCCGAGTAGCGCCGAACACGAGGAATTCGGCGTGAATCCGCCCGGACCACCGGGTAAGGCTAAATACGACTTGTCACCGATAGTGAATCCAGTACCGTGAGGGAATGGTGAAAAGTACCCCGGGAGGGGAGTGAAACAGACCCTGAAACCGCGCCACCCACAAACAGTCGAAGCGCTATGACCGGAGCGATCCGGCCAGGCGTAACGGCGTACCTTTTGCAGAATGAGCCTGCGAGTTGTTGATGCCGGCAAGGTTAAGCGTCTCAGACGCGAAGCCGGAGGGAAACCGAGTCCGAATAGGGCGTCAAGTCGGTATTAGCAGACCCGAAACTGCGTGATCTAGCCATGGCCAGGCTGAAGTGGTGGTAACACACCATGGAGGGCCGAACCGATTAACGTTGAAAAGTTACCGGATGAGTTGTGGTTAGTTCGGTGAAATGCCAATCGAACGCAGAAATAGCTGGTTCTCCCCGAAATGCATTTAGGTGCAGCGTTAGATGGTGTCATATGGGGGTAGAGCACTGAATGGTCTAGGGGGCCTACCAGCTTACCGAAACCAACCAAACTCCGAATACCATATGATCAATCTGGCAGTGAGACGGCGAGTAATAAGATCCGTCGTCAAAAGGGCAATAGCCCAGATCTACAGCTAAGGGCCCTAAACGTGAGTTAAGTGTGAAACGATGTGAGATCGCGTTAACAGCCAGGAGGTTGGCTTGGAAGCAGCCATCCTTTAAAAAGTGCGTAACAGCTTACTGGCCGAATGTGATTTTGCGCGGATAATGTAAGGGGGCTTAAACTCACTTCCGAAGCTTAGGGATCATCGTAAGATGATCGGTAGGGGAGCGTCGTGCACGCAGCGAAGCCGTAGCGTAAGCAGCGGTGGAGTGTGTACGAGTGAGAATGCAGGCATGAGTAGCGAGTATTGAGGTGAGAATCCTCAACGCCGAAAACCTAAGGTTTCTCCGGCCATGTTCGTCAGACGGAGGTTAGGCGGTTCCTAAGGTGAGGCCAGAAGGCGTAGCCGATGGACATCTGGTTGATATTCCAGACCCAGTGCGCGGGCAATGGAGGGACGCTTCTCGATATCCCATCCCACACCGTTGGTTGTTGTGGGCTAGCTAAAGGTTTGGCCAGTAGAAATATTGGCGGAATGACTAATAGCGGGAAAGGAAACTCTTCGGAGGGACTGAACTGGGATTGAGGGGGGCCGAGAAAAGCTCCACAGCTATACCGCGTATCTGACCGTACTGCAAACCGACACAGGTAGGTGAGTCGAGGAGACTAAGGCGTTCGAGAGAACTCTCGTTAAGGAACTAGGCAAACGAGCCCCGTAAGTTAGCAATAAGGGGCGCCCCGCAAGGGGCCGCAGCGAAGCAGCCCAGGCGACTGTTTACCAAAAACACAGGTCTCTGCTAAGGTGAAAACCGAAGTATAGGGGCTGACGCCTGCCCAATGCCCGTAGGTTAACAGGAGATGTCAGGGGCAACCTGAAGCATCGAATCGAAGCCCGGGTGAATGGCGGTCGTAACTCTAACGATCCTAAGGTAGCGAAATTCCTTGTCGGCTAAATACCGACCCGCATGAAAGGCGTAACGACTTGGGCACTGTCTCAACGAGAAGCTCGGTGAAAATGTAGCACCCGTGAAGATGCGGGTTCCGCGCAGTAGGACGGAAAGACCCCGTGGAGCTTTACTACACCTTAAGATTGTGAATTGGTTATGCATGTAGAGCGTAGGTGGGAGCTTCGGCACCAATGGAACACCACCCTTGTATATCTGGTTCACTAACCTGGTCCCTGATCGGGATTGGAGACAGTCTTAGGCGGGTAGTTTGACTGGGGCGGTCGCCTCCGAAAGAGTAACGGAGGCGCTCAAAGCTGCACTCAGCCTGGTTGGAAATCAGGCGTTGAGCGTATAGGTATATAGTGCGGTTGACTGCGAGACAGACAGGTCGAGCAGGGACGAAAGTCGGACTAAGTGACCCTCTGGTTGTGCGTGGGCACGCCAGGGTTCATCGGATAAAAGCTACCCCGGGGATAACAGGCTGATCTTGCCCGAGCGCTCACAGCGACGGCATGGTTTGGCACCTCGATGTCGGCTCGTCGTATCCTGGGGCTGTACAAGGTCCCAAGGGTTCCGGAGTTCACGGATTAAAACGGCACGCGAGCTGGGTTCAGAACGGCGTAAGCCAGTTCGGTCCCTATCCACTGCGCGCGTAGGAAATTTGAGGGGAGTCGCTCTTAGTACGAGAGGACCGGAGCGAACTGACCTCTGGTGTACCTGTTGTGCCGCCAGGCGCAGACGCAGGGTAGCCACGTCGGGAAGGGATAAGCGCTGAAAGCATCTAAGCGCCAAGCCCACCCCAAGATTAGATTTCCCATCCTATGGAGTAAGGCCCCCGGGAGAACACCGGGTGATAGGCCGCAGGTGTAAGCATGGCAACATGTTCAGCTGAGCGGTACTAATTGGCCGAGGGCTTCAAGCAAAGCTTTCTCCAATGTTCGATGGATGTAGTCTATTGCGGTTCCTATGCAACTATCAAAGCTCTCTTATGCTGAGAGCAGTCGGAATGGTGGCCAGGAGTTCAGGTGGCCAGGTGTTCGGTTGATACCGGGTGCCTGAGAACCTAGTACCTGAGAACCAATCCGACCCCCGATTTCTATTCGGGTGGCCATGGCGAGGGGGAAACACCCGTTCCCATCCCGAACACGGCAGTTAAGCCCCTCAGCGCCGGAAGTACTTGGTTGGCGACAGCCCGGGAGATATGGACGCTGCCCGGATAGTAACTTTTGAAAAGCCTCACCTTTGGTGGGGCTTTTTTGCTTTTGGGCCTTCTACTTTTTTTCAGCAGAAGTGCAACTTCGCTTGCAAACCATCAACTCTCAACTTGGTAAATCTGTCAAGAATCGTATCAAGCGAAAATCCGGATTACTCTATCTATCGTGCGCTCCAGATGTGCACCCCAATAAGTGCACCTGACGCCGCCGTCCGGCAAGGCCGAAAGCTGAGCTGGCGGAACGTGAGGATGGATGAAATGATACGTAAAGCCATGCGGCCCCTTGCCGCCTTATCGCCCCTTTTGCTCCTGCCTGCAGGCGCCCTCGCCCAGACCGCGCTCGGATCGACCCTCAACGTCTCCGCGGAGGCCGACGCCGACCAGTTCAACGGTTCGTATTCATACGCAGCCAGCAGCGACTCACAAGGAGGAACGCTCAATCCTCTTGCGGGTTCGGTGTCTGTGACGAATACGGAAGCGGGCGGAGGCTACGTGACGAGCCAGTCTAGCGCCTCGGCCAGCTTCTTCAGTGCTGCTTCAGGCCTGGTCCATTGGCGCGACATGGGTTGGACCCGTGACTCCCTCAAGAACCACGAGGCCAAGCTGAACAACTTCAACACCGGCCTCGATACCTTTACCTACACCTTCCAGGCCACCTCGAATGGGCAGTTCAAGCTGAACTATCGCGTGTGGAGTTCGGGTTCCGTGTTTGGCCTTCAGGGTCTACGAATCAGCTGGACGGGCGCAGGCGGAGGCTTCGATGCCAGCGATCCCTACACCCCCGATGCAACCGGTACATTCACTCGCGCCCTAGTGAACGGCACGACATATACTGTCGGACTTTTCAACTACGGCAACATCTTTTCTGCGGCGGGCCAAGGGTACTCCCAGGGCCTCATGAACGCCGACTTCGATTGGTCGATCACAGCGGTGCCCGAGCCGGCAAGCCTGGCCTTCCTCGCCACCGGCCTTGGCTTCATCGGCCTGCGAAGGTCGCCTCGACGCAACGGCTGATCGGCGCTCCGCCATCGCCCCAGGGCCAGAAAGTGCCATGGGCTTGCAGGAATCGAAAGCGTATGCCTCAAAATAGTAGGCGTACGCTTTCAGGTTTCAAGGGTGCGCTTTGGAGCCAGTCGGCCGCGCAAGTCCGGGAGCCTGCCCTTAAACTCTCAAAACCGGAGTTCGTTGAAATGCAGGATGGCAAGCTTTGGCAGTACATCGTCATCATCGTGGGTCTGGCGGCAATCGCCTTTGTGGTCTACAAGGTAGCCACGGGCGGACTCGGATAGTCCGCCAAGAGCCACAAGATCACAAAGCGAACAGCATCTCTGACGGCACGATCGCACCACGCTGGATGCCGGCCCGCGCCTCTGTTGCGGCTGACCCTATAGCACGAGCATAGCGGCGCCAAATACGCCTGCGCTGTCCCCCAGGGTTGGTCGCCGGAACTCGGTATGAAGTGCCGGGGTGATCACCCACGGCGCCGCGCACTCGCGCGCCCTGGCGCACAGCCGCTCCACGTTGCCGACCCCGCCTCCCAGAACCACCACGTCGGGGTCCAAGACGTTGATCACGGGGCCGATTGCCATGCCAAACAGGTTGCACAAGCGGTCGATGGTCTGCACCGCACTCAAATCTCCTTCTTCCTCGAGGGCGGCGATGTCGGGAAGCGGCAGATTGCGCGCGGAAATGGACTCATAGTAGCGCTCCAAACTCGGGCCAGACAGCACCGTCTCGACGCACCCCCGCCTGCCGCAATAGCAGGGGACTCCGCCTTCTTCGAGCACGTTGTGGCCCCATTCGCCGGCGATGCTGTGCCGTCCCATGAGCACCTTCCCGTCGATCACGATTCCCGCCCCGACGCCCGTGCCCATGATCACCCCGAACACGCTTCCGAAGCCCTGCGCACACCCGAGCCTTGCCTCCGCGAGCGCAAAGCAGTTGGCGTCGTTGGCCATCACCACCCGAGCGCCGAGTGCGCGCTGTACATCTTCCCAGAGGGTGCGCCCGTTGAGAACGGTGGAGTTGCAGTTCTTCATGAGGCCCGTGTCTGGATCGCGTGCGCCGGGGGTCCCCATGCCGATCGTCTCGGGCCGCTGCAGCCCCGTCTCGGCCTCCAACATCTCGACGACCCTGGCGATTTGGCCGAGAAGGTGGGAATAGCCCTTGGCGGATTCGCTGGGAAGGCGAAGGCGAGCCAGAGGAGCCGCGAGGTTGCGCGGATCGAGCACCACGCCCTCTACCTTCGTGCCGCCAAGGTCTAGCCCCCAAAGCATCCCCTAGGTTTACCGGAACGTGCCCGTGCCCTGCAAAGGCTCATTCCCTTGGAACATACCAACGATTCCATGACCGAAGCATTGGGTTGTGGAGGAACTCATGTTATAGTACAGTACGTCCGTCAGCAATTCTGCTGATGGATCGGTCTTTGGGGAGTGACAAGGACACCATGACGAGTTCTAACCTATCAAGAAAAAGGGCGTTTACCCTTATCGAGCTTCTGGTCGTCATCGCGATCATCGCGATTCTTGCGGCCATCCTGTTCCCCGTGTTTGCCCAGGCAAAGGCGGCAGCGAAGAAGACGCTGTCGCTGAGCAACCTCAAGCAGACGCAACTGGGAACCCTGATGTATCTGGCGGACTATGACGACTACTATCCGCTGGCGTTCGCGCCCGGCTCGCCGGGACCGCCCGCCGGCGCATACAACTGGAACTTCTTCGTTCCCGTGCCGGACAGCATCATGCCCAACACGGAGCCGGACTGGAAGCTGAACGGCGTTCGAACGTTCG
This genomic stretch from Armatimonadota bacterium harbors:
- a CDS encoding PEP-CTERM sorting domain-containing protein — protein: MIRKAMRPLAALSPLLLLPAGALAQTALGSTLNVSAEADADQFNGSYSYAASSDSQGGTLNPLAGSVSVTNTEAGGGYVTSQSSASASFFSAASGLVHWRDMGWTRDSLKNHEAKLNNFNTGLDTFTYTFQATSNGQFKLNYRVWSSGSVFGLQGLRISWTGAGGGFDASDPYTPDATGTFTRALVNGTTYTVGLFNYGNIFSAAGQGYSQGLMNADFDWSITAVPEPASLAFLATGLGFIGLRRSPRRNG
- a CDS encoding ROK family protein — encoded protein: MLWGLDLGGTKVEGVVLDPRNLAAPLARLRLPSESAKGYSHLLGQIARVVEMLEAETGLQRPETIGMGTPGARDPDTGLMKNCNSTVLNGRTLWEDVQRALGARVVMANDANCFALAEARLGCAQGFGSVFGVIMGTGVGAGIVIDGKVLMGRHSIAGEWGHNVLEEGGVPCYCGRRGCVETVLSGPSLERYYESISARNLPLPDIAALEEEGDLSAVQTIDRLCNLFGMAIGPVINVLDPDVVVLGGGVGNVERLCARARECAAPWVITPALHTEFRRPTLGDSAGVFGAAMLVL